A window of Pyrus communis chromosome 3, drPyrComm1.1, whole genome shotgun sequence genomic DNA:
TTTCTTTCATTGCCGACTCCACACCtactctctctcattctcattgatttttggttgaaaaaatgGGTTTGATCTTGAAGGGAAAGATTTGTAAGAAATCGGGTTGAAACCGGAAACCGGTGAAACTGAACCGAAACTGTTACACGCTGAACCGCACGGTTTTAATGATTATTTTAGGTAGAACCGAACTATACCGGAACCGTCAAGAATAGCGAGTTCAGTTCCAGTTTGAGAGAGAAACCGAATTGAACTggaccgtgcccacccctaagaGAACCCTTGACCTCCCTAATTTGCCCTTCACTCTTTCCATTCTACCTTTTGTTCACGCGGTTTTGTTCCTCTATCTATTTGCCCTTTCACATTTTTGTTGTTCCCTTTTTGCCCTGTTGCTGCACAATGGTCGCCTTATTGCTCATCTTAACAATGTCGATGATTCTTTGGAATTTCAGATCGACCTTGGACACGTCTGCAAGTTTCTGCATATCTTTACGTTGAGGGTTACTGCGGCTAGCGCTGAAAGAAGCATTCTAGTGGTGCTACTTGCCAACATCGATGGCTAGTTGTAGGTCTTCCTTGGTTTGTTCAAAGGCATGAGTCCAAAGCTTAAGGCGCTTGATGTTTCTGGCGAGATCCTCCTTGGTTTTCTAAACTGCTTCCTGGGATCCTTTCACCAAATGCAGATCAGAGAGATACTGAAATCTACGTACACCACCACGCATCACCATCTTCGCGGCTACCATTGTCAAGGTTAGAGAGAGTGGGCATGgagtagagagaaaaaaagagaggaaagaaagagtgtgtgtatgtgtggagagaaaaagagaaaggagaggTATGGGCTGGGTTTCTTGAGAGAGAATTTTGGACTGAATCTTTGAAGTGGGTGGCTGCCGCTTATCTCCGTGTGTTCCAAAGAGGATTGGAATGAAATAATGAGTCGGTTACCTCAGGttgtatttctgttattttcttGCACCTGAAACATGtttgttaaaaattaataaatttgttGCCATTACACTTTTAAATCCCAAATATGCTGTGACGATATGCTTAAGGCTACTATAGCTAATTATTGTTACAATAATGGTCATAAGACACAGTTAAGgatatttatgacatactcTCAACTTCATTGGTGAAACCAGGGTTagacagcttcactagccacaGCTAGTGTCGATGTGTTATGTTTATGGTCATATTTACTTCTCTGGCGTAACCCaaagtcgtacagcttcaccttcaggtgatgaGATCTATCATATTTCTGTACTGGCATAACCCAGTgtcatacagcttcaccttAAGGTGATGGATATGCCTTCGAGcaactatgatacccctagttgagtGTATCGCTAAGTTGTTTTACGAGATTCTTTAGATTTGCCTTCGGGCGTTTCGATATGACTTTTAAGAGATGGTTTTATTGCTACGAATAATTCTTTTTGGCAAGTTAagagttttcaaaaaaatctactatgtagtattatatgagttttcaaaacaggggatTAGTAAGTTTAGAAAcaaaatggttttcttattattattagtattattattactatcatcatcatcatcatcatcatcattatttTCAAAACAAGGGATTAGTATGTTTAGAAACAAAacggttttcttcttcttcttcttcttattattattattattattattattattattagtatcATCATCAGcatcatcattatcatcattgtcatcatcatcatcatcatcatcatcataatcatcatcatcattattattattattattattattattattattattattattattagtagtagtagtagtactattattattattagtattattattaatatcatcatcatcatcatcatcatcatcactattTTCAAAATAGGGGATTAGTATGTTTAGAAACAAAatggttttcttcttcttcttattattactattattattattattattattattattagtatcatcatcatcatcatcatcattattattattattatcactaTTTTCAAAACAGAGGATTAGTATGTATAGAAACAAAACGgtttacttcttcttcttcttcttattattattattattactactattattattattagtatcatcatcatcatcatcatcatcattattattagtagtagtagtagtatcatcatcatcatcatcatcatgattattattattattattattattattattattattattattattattactactaGTTATCGCGACCTATACTAGTTATCACATATACAACCATACAACTAAGCTAAGGATATATGGTAGACAATAGTCACTCTGCTGCTGCTGTACTTATGTGTGAGCTAGGCATACTCAGAAATCGGTGGCATTTTAAGAaaacactagttatatgtgaggcATACTTAGAAAACTTATTGTGTGGAATGGCCCATTATCCTTGCCCATAACCTAATACAACTCCACATTTTTCAGGATTCAGGTTATTCCACCATTCTTACAAATCATCAATGTAACGTTTAGTAATCGAGACATAACAAATTGGAGCACCAAACCACACGTAGAAAACCTATAAATTGCACACTTGTAGCAAATTtaataattagttgcaaaaataacagaaacaaaccGAGCAACCAAAAGAATCTAACCGTCATTTGCTTTTTCCCCTTCATTTCCCTCCAATTTGCTTATAAAAGCAGCCACCCGGTGCAATTAATTCCAAAAATTCAATCCTCTAAACCACAGCAGCACAGAGGTATCctcttttctctcctctctcattttctctcctttctcgTTTTCTATCtcctctcttcctctccttcTCTTTTGCGCTCGATGACGGCATCAAACGCCTTCATGTCTGATGATGCCCgcaaatttgaatcactcaTGGATCTTCACACCGTTCAAGGATCAAAGCAAGCTCTTACCAAATCGCAAGAACATCTCAACAGAAACATAGCTAATGTCAAGCTGTGGACTCATGCATTCGTGCATAAGCCGGAGGATCTCATACTTGCTATCGAACTTCGCGACAAGCACCAATGCATAGCCAATTTGAGATCCTATGGCGTATGCACGTTTGCATCAGTCCATAGCTTGACATTAGCATTGTTTTTGTTGAGATGTTCCTGCGATTTCGTAAGAGCTTCCTTCgatccttgaatggtctggagATACGTGAGCGATTCAAATTTGCAGGCACCACCAGACATGAAGGCGTTCAGTGCTGCCATCTGAAGAAGGAGAGAGTGTTAGGGTTAGGGTAGACACTGAGAGGAGTGAAACCACGTCAGCGATACAGGCAAAAAGGGAAAAGTAGTAAGGGAAGGGATTAGGATCAAACTGTAATAAGGAATTGCCGAATTGGGGATCAAACtataattttcattcttttcaagGGGTTAGTTTTGTAGTTTTGTCAATCGTAAAGGTTTAACGAGCTAGATTTCACTAGAAATGGTAACATTTGAGAAATGAAAAAGTATAATGTTGTTTACTAAAATACAgatgaaaaaaatatttcactttcTAAATTCTCCATGTGTTTTCCAAcataatgaaaagaaaaagaaaaatgtaaacttcctctaaaattcataatcaaatacccaaaaaaaaaaaacaaagaaaaatataaaggtATGTTTGGTATCTAACTTGAGAAAGgaactcaaaattttgatttttttttttttaacacatgtTTTGACGTCTTTCCAACGTGATTCCATGTAGTAGCTTATGTTAGCATAAACTCCACATTTGAAGTACAAATCTCCTTACCCGTATGCGAATTTCAGTACGTGGCTGGGTTTGGCTATTAGGGTCATGCGGCTCGTCATCAGCATAGACCCACAAACGCCTTATTCCGTTGTCCCTTTAGTCCATTTATCCCACAAAAAATTTATCATATTACCATTTCAAATTCGCCATAGTAGCCCCTTATGCAAAAGTTTAGCCCCTGCAAGAATACCTTTCCAAGTACAAGAAAAGATGACCAAAACCCTCTCTATTCCAGGTCAAGACTTTTTAATTGATCAAGTTTATGTAACACAGAACCATCGACTGGCTGCCAATTATACATCTTTCGCAGACGTTAAGAAATTTCCATGTTTTAACCACATTTATTCCTACCTACAAGGCTTCAAGTTCGAACCTGGAATATGGTCACTCTCAAGGCAAAGAGCCCTCCAAGCTTGATTACCAATAGCCCGATCCAATCTTTCTTTGGCATCTCCCTTGACAATTCCTGTAGAACATTCTTTGGCATCTCCCTTGACAATTCCTGTAGAACATATGTAAACTGATTGCCAATTAAAATCAATCATACCATGGTTTTGAACTCATTGATTAAGCTTTGGTTGGTTTATAAATAACAGCTggttggaaaataaattaagaaaacaattttAGGCTTGAGTTAAATCATAGTTGTTTTGTCCTGTTAATGAATGAGCTAACAATGCATTAGCTAACAAGTCAGAACATGTGGCTGTACTTTTAGCGTTAAGAGTATCAGCTTTTACGGAACCAGTTTAGATTAAATTCCTGATTGCACCAAAAGACAGCCTTCTAGAGTACGCAAACTACTAAAACTAGGAAAAACGGCTCTGGATTTAGACCAGACCACAAAAAACATAATTCGACATTATGAGAACAAACTAAGCAGTACCAGAAACCGTGCAATCCCGAAACAACTGACCGAAGCAAATCAAATTAATACACTAAGAATTGCCACGTACAAGTCTTACAACGCTCGCAAAAGAAAAAGTCTTACAGTATTTCAATTATTCCTTAAAACGAACACGAGCAAGTAGAGATTCAGATACTAACAAATATTTCCAATCCTCCAATTATTCATCAACACTATTCTTCATTGCTCAGTGGGAAGTacatttaaaaatgaaaacaaatatgTTATGGTTAAAGTTtcatgtttttatgtttttggtaaaCGATTGCAATATTTTATTCTGATCCTTCACATCGATTTTCCTTCTTATCCAATTTCCCAAGAAATGGTTAAGCTTTCGCCTTTATGCTACCAGTGATTTGGTTACTGCAAAAGTAGTGCAGCAACATAGCACACCAAGCATTCGTTCTAACCAGGAATTGAACCATCTTAGCTTAAGTTAAATCTCGAGTACTAGAAATGGCAAAATTGATAGAGAGTGAAGATGGTGTTGCAGCTGCAGTTAATGCATTTCACCGGCAGTTACCTCCTGAGTTACCATTGCAACCTGCATTTTCAGAGGAAGATGAGCGTCCAAGCCCTATGGTGGTGTGATTATTTCTTCAACTTGAGAAGTGGTGCAGCCTGCCTTGCGGTGTATAGGATTCTTGCTGTCTTGTGCTGTTGTACAGATacgttttaatttttctttttaatttttttatattatcatattaatttaatttagcccttcattcatttcattcatGGCTTCCCTGTGTgcgtttgattgataaattgTTTACAAGCCAATGTAGGGTTCTCACAGCTTGTGGTAGAGTATTACAATAAATCAATTTTCGTTTCAGTTAGTAAAACTGACAAAGCGAGAATATAACCATATGCCAAACCGACTCAATTATTTAAGTCAATCGTTTCACCATTTGCTTCAGTTTGCGTTGTATGATTGTATCCATATTCGTTGACCTGAGAAATATAAGTACCTGGTTCCGCATAAGATATACTGAAGTCAAATGATAGtagttttgtcattttgatgCTGTACCCGATCTTGGTTTGCAAGCACACTCTTATCTTAGGGACATGGGGTAGGGCCAAGTTTCGGCTTACTTTGTTATTCGGTGACACTTATTTTTACATCTCGACGACTACCAGATTCCTTAAGCTGGCATGCCAATTATTAACTTATATGTATGTACGTTTGTATGTATGTACTTCATCTGTGTGGTTCTTGAGACCTTTCTTGATTCTATCTCTTGAGCCTTTTGTATATTCGTCACagaaactataaaataaaacctatttataaatttgaaaaatcctGTACGAGATTGAAAAAATGTCATTAGGTACAAAGAAATACATACTGACTTTGCTTGTTTTAACAGGAGTCCAACAATTCTGCCGAATCTTGAGATAGTTTATTTAGCAATTCTGGTTGCCATAGAATTTCAGCATTCTGTATATCTTGCTTAGGCAGGTTGATCAATTGGATTTTAAAGTTCTACTAAATCCTGTATGATTTGCACTGGTAGTCTTACTTTAACCAAAATAGAAGGGGGCGAAAGAGTTATACGAGTTCTAGTAAAACCATATCTTTGTACTCCAATATATATAGATCAGTAGGTACACTGTAAGAACACACACAGCTACTTAATACAAATATTCTACTAGTCCCGTCATTTTTTGTAAAGTTTGATCTCTTTCCACTTTGATTCCATGAAGTTACTCGAATTCTCTGGTGCAGCATATACTCCACATTTGAAATACAGATCCCCTGGTCCTTGATCTTTCACCACAAACTTCTTGACACcatcaatgaaaactataatcTTCCCTTTGTCAACGTTGTGGATTATGTTTACCCTGAACCACTTGTCGTAGAGATCAGTAGCTACGACATTGTATTTGTAGTATTTGATATCTCCATCATACATCCTTAGCTGTAGAGATGTCGCTCCCTCAGCTGCACCGTGGATCTGCACTATTGTAACCCCAGAAGTACCACTTGGCACATATGTATAGCCTTCAAATTGCCAAATTCCAGAAGAATAGTCATGCCCCTATAACAAAACCCCCAAGTTCAACAACTAGGTAGAATATTAGAGATGTAGCACTGTGAAAATATGGTAGATAGAGGGAAAGATATTTATACCGAAATGCGGAGCTCTGACCGTGGCCTAGTTGTGCTGTCTGCTTTGAAGGGTTTGTCATGGTTGTATATCCAAAAACTTCGAACTCCATCCTTGTAACTGTAACGATCATCGAGGGGTTCGTTATATGGTTTTTGTAACACGAAGTTGTCTTCTGTCAATGGTACAGGGGTGAATCCATCAGTAGGATCAGCGGCACAAAGATGGTGGTATTTCAGGATCAATAAGAACAAGCAAAAGAACTTGTAGAAGGAAATCATTTTCCTGCAGTCTATAAACAACATGGGATCTATGGGAGTCTATGCTGTGAGAACTGGATACTCACTTAAGCATATTTATAGCAATAGCTAACAACATGGTAATTTCCTTTCATTCTTTGAttacttttcttttgttcttattgCTTATTTCAAAATTCAGTAGTTGGAGTTGTACGCATGTCTTTTTTTCTAGCCAATCAAAGTGGTACTTGGACCAAGATTGCGGATTACCCTTGTTGCCCAACGTAGTATATCCGTCTCCTTTCACTCAAGTTAGAATTTCCGTCGCCATAAATTATAGTAATATAGGACATTATAATATTGGTTGTATCCACTACAAAACTAATATTTGTACCAATGGTCTCTACACTCTTTATCAAATAATATGGTTACTGCCAAGGTTAAGCACATTATAATGAATTATATAATCCCAACC
This region includes:
- the LOC137727623 gene encoding citrate-binding protein-like codes for the protein MLFIDCRKMISFYKFFCLFLLILKYHHLCAADPTDGFTPVPLTEDNFVLQKPYNEPLDDRYSYKDGVRSFWIYNHDKPFKADSTTRPRSELRISGHDYSSGIWQFEGYTYVPSGTSGVTIVQIHGAAEGATSLQLRMYDGDIKYYKYNVVATDLYDKWFRVNIIHNVDKGKIIVFIDGVKKFVVKDQGPGDLYFKCGVYAAPENSSNFMESKWKEIKLYKK